In the genome of Myxococcus stipitatus, one region contains:
- a CDS encoding cytochrome P450, translating into MDSTHVSSHPPSPWGLPLWGHLLRHDRDPLGFVVECFRKHGDVVRLKLGGETTYLVSHPDHVRYFLTENANNYAKPPLVNDPFLGNGLFVSEGTYWRRQRRLVQPSFHRERLNGLLSGMAGLIDGMLKSWEERARAAQPLDIAEEMGILSLHMTTRALYSEVPDAPTTAAVRRMMHTFNARETLLARVLRLERLPLYRRKWADFFDTQRLMRRKAKEVVERRREGGPEDDIMAMLVAARDRDTGEAMTEKELRDEFMNLFSGNEGPGAALAWGWHLLSLHPEIADRLASESAAVLDGRAPTLEDLPRLRYATQVFEESLRLYPTAWKLVRVAGAADTLGKYPVAPGTVIMAISYIIHRHPEFWSSPEVFDPERFAPGAPARHKFAYVPFGGGQHICIANNLSLMFGALVLAMVSQRFRLRGIPGRRVDIHPGISLLPRGGLPMTLEPRR; encoded by the coding sequence ATGGATTCGACCCACGTTTCGTCGCACCCGCCCAGCCCTTGGGGGCTACCGCTCTGGGGCCACCTGTTGCGCCATGATCGCGACCCTCTGGGGTTCGTCGTCGAGTGCTTCCGCAAGCATGGCGACGTGGTCCGTCTCAAGCTCGGTGGTGAAACGACCTATCTGGTGAGTCACCCGGATCACGTCCGGTACTTCCTCACGGAGAACGCCAACAACTACGCGAAACCCCCGCTGGTGAATGACCCCTTCCTGGGCAACGGGCTGTTCGTGAGCGAGGGCACCTACTGGCGACGGCAGCGGCGGCTCGTCCAGCCCTCGTTCCACCGCGAGCGGCTCAACGGCCTGCTGTCGGGCATGGCGGGCCTCATCGACGGGATGTTGAAGTCCTGGGAGGAGCGCGCCCGGGCCGCGCAGCCGCTCGATATCGCGGAGGAGATGGGCATCCTCTCCCTGCACATGACGACGCGGGCGCTGTACTCGGAGGTGCCCGACGCGCCGACGACGGCGGCCGTCCGGCGGATGATGCACACCTTCAACGCGCGCGAGACCCTGCTGGCGCGCGTGCTCCGGCTGGAGCGGCTGCCGCTCTACCGGCGCAAGTGGGCGGACTTCTTCGACACGCAGCGGCTGATGCGCCGCAAGGCGAAGGAGGTCGTCGAGCGGCGCCGCGAGGGCGGGCCCGAGGACGACATCATGGCGATGCTCGTCGCGGCGAGAGACCGCGACACGGGCGAGGCCATGACGGAGAAGGAGCTGCGGGACGAGTTCATGAACCTGTTCTCGGGGAACGAGGGCCCCGGGGCCGCGCTCGCGTGGGGCTGGCACCTGCTGTCACTCCACCCGGAGATCGCCGACCGGCTCGCCTCCGAGAGCGCCGCGGTGCTGGACGGCCGCGCGCCGACGCTGGAGGACCTGCCTCGGCTGCGCTACGCGACGCAGGTGTTCGAGGAGTCGCTCCGGCTGTACCCCACGGCCTGGAAGCTGGTGCGGGTGGCGGGAGCGGCGGACACGCTGGGCAAGTACCCGGTGGCGCCCGGGACAGTCATCATGGCCATCTCGTACATCATCCACCGGCACCCGGAGTTCTGGTCCTCGCCGGAGGTCTTCGACCCGGAGCGCTTCGCGCCAGGCGCCCCCGCACGGCACAAGTTCGCCTACGTGCCGTTCGGTGGGGGGCAGCACATCTGCATCGCCAACAACCTGTCGCTGATGTTCGGAGCGCT